One genomic window of Brachionichthys hirsutus isolate HB-005 chromosome 22, CSIRO-AGI_Bhir_v1, whole genome shotgun sequence includes the following:
- the LOC137910842 gene encoding leucine-rich repeat neuronal protein 3, translating to MKDVSVVDLFVGLAMASLVVATEERPDCPKLCVCEIRPWFSPSSVYMEAQTVDCNDLGLFSLPDELPVGTQVLLLQTNNIAAIDRPLDYLANITEIDLSQNNLSSIADFRLGTLPQLLSLHMEENRIWDLPERCLAEVANLQELYMNHNLIASISPLAFQGLGNLVRLHLNSNKLKVIKREWFEPMLNLEILMIGENPVVSIDDGSFKPLGNLRSLVLTRMNLSQLPDNALSGLDNLESISFYDNTFPAVPHSALRNAKSLKFLDLNKNPITRIQRGDFADMFHLKELGINSMPELVSIDSFALNNLPELTKIEATNNPKLSYIHPNAFHKLPRLETLMLNGNALSALHRITVESLPNLREVSMHSNPIRCDCVVRWMNMNKTNLRFMEPDSLYCVEPPEYEGQRVRQVHFREMMEICLPLISPESMPGHLKAHNGSSLSLHCRAFAEPEPDIYWITPSGTRVLPNTVSDKFYMHPEGTFDIYDATENEAGLYTCVAHNLVGADLKSVAVEVNGYFPQPANGSLNVRIESVGTNSILVSWKADPGTLAPSIKWYTVSGANRPTTAFSTRVPSDVRVYNVTHLNPATPYKVCVDVRSVHYNHDTKCVNVTTKGLAPAARDTEKWDAAVISVFAVLLALVSVACLLIYGSQRNHHLHEDVRKCDSKALLAPVEAAGMRSPLFTKLWVSGKGLPSGVEVKATVINVSENAF from the coding sequence ATGAAGGACGTTTCAGTCGTGGATCTCTTCGTTGGCTTGGCCATGGCCTCTTTGGTCGTGGCTACGGAGGAGAGGCCCGATTGCCCGAAGCTCTGCGTGTGTGAGATTAGGCCCTGGTTTTCTCCCAGTTCCGTATACATGGAGGCGCAGACAGTCGACTGCAATGACTTGGGACTCTTTAGCTTGCCAGACGAACTACCGGTGGGCACGCAAGTGCTAttgctgcaaacaaacaatatCGCAGCGATCGACCGACCCTTGGATTACCTGGCCAACATCACGGAAATCGATTTATCGCAAAACAACCTGTCCTCCATCGCCGACTTCCGTCTGGGGACTCTTCCTCAGCTGCTTTCCCTTCACATGGAGGAGAACCGGATATGGGACTTGCCCGAGCGTTGCCTCGCCGAGGTGGCCAACCTTCAGGAGCTCTACATGAATCACAATCTCATCGCCTCCATTTCCCCGCTGGCTTTCCAGGGTCTTGGCAACCTCGTTCGGCTCCACCTCAACTCCAACAAGCTGAAGGTCATTAAACGAGAGTGGTTCGAGCCCATGCTGAACCTGGAGATCCTGATGATCGGCGAGAACCCCGTTGTTTCAATCGACGACGGGAGCTTCAAGCCTCTCGGTAACCTCCGCAGCCTCGTCCTCACCAGAATGAACCTGTCCCAGCTTCCCGACAATGCACTATCCGGGCTCGATAACTTGGAGAGCATCTCCTTCTATGATAATACTTTCCCCGCGGTGCCTCATTCTGCCCTGAGAAATGCAAAAAGTCTCAAGTTCCTGGATCTAAATAAAAACCCGATCACAAGGATACAGAGAGGGGACTTTGCGGATATGTTCCATCTGAAAGAATTGGGGATTAACAGCATGCCAGAGCTGGTTTCCATCGACAGCTTTGCCCTCAACAACCTCCCCGAGCTGACCAAAATCGAAGCCACCAACAATCCTAAACTCTCCTATATTCATCCCAACGCTTTTCACAAACTGCCACGTCTGGAAACGCTAATGCTAAACGGCAACGCGCTCAGCGCCCTCCACAGGATTACCGTCGAGTCTCTTCCGAACCTCAGGGAGGTCAGCATGCACAGTAACCCCATCCGCTGCGACTGCGTAGTCCGCTGGATGAACATGAACAAGACCAACCTCCGCTTCATGGAGCCCGACTCGCTGTACTGCGTGGAGCCTCCCGAGTACGAGGGCCAGCGTGTCCGACAGGTGCACTTCAGGGAGATGATGGAGATTTGCCTGCCACTCATTTCTCCCGAAAGCATGCCTGGGCATCTTAAAGCGCACAACGGCAGCTCATTGTCTCTGCATTGCCGGGCCTTCGCTGAACCGGAGCCGGACATCTACTGGATCACGCCGTCCGGCACCAGGGTCCTGCCTAACACCGTGTCCGACAAGTTCTACATGCACCCGGAGGGAACCTTCGACATCTACGACGCGACGGAAAACGAGGCCGGTCTTTACACTTGCGTCGCACACAATCTGGTCGGAGCTGATCTCAAATCCGTTGCGGTGGAGGTGAACGGGTATTTCCCCCAGCCTGCAAACGGGTCTCTGAATGTCAGGATCGAATCAGTTGGGACGAACTCCATCCTGGTTTCGTGGAAGGCTGACCCTGGCACCTTGGCGCCCAGTATCAAGTGGTACACGGTGTCCGGCGCTAACCGTCCCACCACGGCATTTAGCACCCGGGTTCCCTCTGACGTACGGGTCTACAACGTCACCCATCTCAACCCGGCGACGCCCTACAAAGTATGCGTGGACGTTCGCAGTGTCCACTACAACCACGACACCAAATGCGTCAACGTCACCACGAAGGGATTAGCGCCGGCGGCCAGGGACACGGAGAAATGGGACGCGGCAGTGATCTCGGTCTTTGCCGTGCTCTTGGCTCTGGTTTCCGTTGCGTGTCTGCTCATTTACGGGTCTCAGAGGAACCACCACCTTCACGAGGATGTAAGGAAATGCGACTCCAAGGCTTTGCTGGCGCCAGTGGAAGCTGCCGGTATGCGATCTCCTCTCTTTACAAAGCTGTGGGTTTCGGGTAAGGGACTCCCGAGTGGCGTGGAGGTGAAAGCCACGGTCATTAACGTGTCTGAAAACGCCTTTTAA